Proteins encoded together in one Microcebus murinus isolate Inina chromosome 16, M.murinus_Inina_mat1.0, whole genome shotgun sequence window:
- the TP53INP2 gene encoding tumor protein p53-inducible nuclear protein 2 isoform X1, protein MFQRFTSLFFGTPPPPEDPVCPQAFVSEEDEVDGWLIIDLPDSYAAPPSPGAAPAPAGRPPPAPSLMDESWFVTPPACFTAEGPGLGPTRLQSSPLEDLLIEHPSMSVYVTGSTIVLEPGPPSPLPDAALADGDLSDGELAPARREPRALRHAAAPLPARAALLDKASQVRRLQRARQRAERHALSAKVVQRQNRARESRPRRPKHQGSFVYQPCQRQFNY, encoded by the exons ATGTTCCAGCGCTTCACCAGCCTCTTCTTCGGCACCCCTCCGCCCCCCGAAGACCCCGTCTGCCCCCAGGCCTTCGTCTCGGAGGAGGATGAAGTGGACGGCTGGCTCATCATTGACCTGCCCG ACAGCTACGCGGCTCCACCCAGCCCCGGGGCCGCCCCAGCCCCCGCGGGCCGCCCTCCGCCCGCGCCCTCCTTGATGGACGAGAGCTGGTTTGTTACCCCTCCCGCCTGTTTTACTGCAGAGGGGCCTGGCCTCGGGCCCACCCGCCTCCAGAGCAGCCCCCTGGAGGACCTCCTCATCGAGCACCCCAGCATGTCCGTTTACGTCACCGGCAGCACCATAGTGCTGGAGCCCGGGCCCCCGTCCCCGCTCCCGGATGCTGCCCTGGCTGACGGCGACCTTAGCGACGG AGAGCTTGCGCCCGCCCGCCGCGAGCCCCGCGCCCTGCGCCACGCCGCTGCTCCCCTGCCGGCGCGGGCCGCGCTGCTGGACAAGGCGAGCCAGGTGCGGCGGTTGCAGCGAGCCCGGCAGCGGGCCGAGCGCCACGCGCTGAGCGCCAAGGTGGTGCAACGGCAGAACCGAGCCCGCGAGAGCCGTCCACGCCGGCCTAAGCACCAGGGCAGCTTTGTCTACCAGCCGTGCCAGCGCCAGTTCAACTACTGA
- the TP53INP2 gene encoding tumor protein p53-inducible nuclear protein 2 isoform X2 translates to MFQRFTSLFFGTPPPPEDPVCPQAFVSEEDEVDGWLIIDLPEGPGLGPTRLQSSPLEDLLIEHPSMSVYVTGSTIVLEPGPPSPLPDAALADGDLSDGELAPARREPRALRHAAAPLPARAALLDKASQVRRLQRARQRAERHALSAKVVQRQNRARESRPRRPKHQGSFVYQPCQRQFNY, encoded by the exons ATGTTCCAGCGCTTCACCAGCCTCTTCTTCGGCACCCCTCCGCCCCCCGAAGACCCCGTCTGCCCCCAGGCCTTCGTCTCGGAGGAGGATGAAGTGGACGGCTGGCTCATCATTGACCTGCCCG AGGGGCCTGGCCTCGGGCCCACCCGCCTCCAGAGCAGCCCCCTGGAGGACCTCCTCATCGAGCACCCCAGCATGTCCGTTTACGTCACCGGCAGCACCATAGTGCTGGAGCCCGGGCCCCCGTCCCCGCTCCCGGATGCTGCCCTGGCTGACGGCGACCTTAGCGACGG AGAGCTTGCGCCCGCCCGCCGCGAGCCCCGCGCCCTGCGCCACGCCGCTGCTCCCCTGCCGGCGCGGGCCGCGCTGCTGGACAAGGCGAGCCAGGTGCGGCGGTTGCAGCGAGCCCGGCAGCGGGCCGAGCGCCACGCGCTGAGCGCCAAGGTGGTGCAACGGCAGAACCGAGCCCGCGAGAGCCGTCCACGCCGGCCTAAGCACCAGGGCAGCTTTGTCTACCAGCCGTGCCAGCGCCAGTTCAACTACTGA